In Thermoanaerobaculia bacterium, the following are encoded in one genomic region:
- the murI gene encoding glutamate racemase, translating to MSDPRPIGVFDSGVGGLTVVRRLREEFPRESFLFLGDTARLPYGTKSPETVERYSLANVGFLLARDVKFLVVACNTASALALPAIEAISPVPVVGVIEPGAAAAVATGRRRIGVIGTEATIASGAYARAIARRAPDREVVARACPLFVPLAEEGWIDNAVARETAEIYLSPFRADAVEALVLGCTHYPLLKGTIARTLPDVALVDSADAVCDAVRPLLTPARRSEKESEYHVCVTDAAQRFRTVAERFLGRPIDRLEHVDITGHL from the coding sequence ATGAGCGATCCCCGACCGATCGGCGTCTTCGACTCGGGCGTGGGCGGCCTCACCGTCGTCCGCCGGCTGCGGGAGGAGTTCCCGCGGGAATCGTTCCTGTTCCTCGGCGACACGGCGCGGCTGCCGTACGGGACGAAGTCGCCCGAGACGGTCGAGCGCTACTCGCTCGCCAATGTCGGTTTCCTGCTCGCGCGCGACGTGAAGTTCCTCGTCGTCGCGTGCAACACCGCCTCGGCCCTGGCGCTCCCCGCGATCGAGGCGATTTCCCCCGTCCCGGTGGTCGGCGTGATCGAGCCGGGAGCAGCGGCGGCCGTCGCGACGGGCCGGCGCCGGATCGGAGTGATCGGCACCGAGGCGACGATCGCCTCGGGAGCGTATGCCCGGGCGATCGCCCGCCGCGCTCCCGACCGCGAGGTGGTCGCGCGCGCCTGCCCGCTCTTCGTTCCGCTCGCCGAGGAGGGATGGATCGACAACGCCGTCGCGCGCGAGACCGCCGAGATCTACCTGTCGCCGTTTCGCGCCGACGCCGTCGAGGCGCTCGTGCTGGGGTGCACGCACTACCCGCTGCTCAAAGGAACGATCGCGCGCACGCTTCCCGACGTCGCGCTCGTCGACTCGGCCGACGCGGTATGCGACGCCGTGCGCCCCCTGCTGACCCCCGCGCGGCGAAGCGAGAAGGAATCGGAATACCATGTCTGCGTGACCGACGCCGCCCAACGCTTCCGGACCGTGGCCGAGCGCTTCCTCGGCCGCCCCATCGACCGTCTCGAGCACGTCGACATCACGGGGCACCTGTGA
- a CDS encoding GerMN domain-containing protein gives MSKRAAWAVLILSAAAVAVLFVIARERAGGRRRLRGGAVVRARSAAPLQLAPGPLPPPPAEKTRVTLFFVSKDDGLLRPEERDVEKPVDAVGFARTIMREEAAGPKDPALLPAFPEGLTLRNAFVPGDGRVVVDLNVAPAWAKAAGSADELACVGAVVDAMLQNLAQTDRVQILVNGSAVETLAGHVDISRPLPAMKDVMGAAAAAPASGPGEAPASGPPPASGSEAPTATSPSAPSAAPPGKGTATPAPPPPPSEGSR, from the coding sequence GTGAGTAAGAGAGCGGCTTGGGCCGTGCTCATTCTCTCGGCGGCGGCGGTCGCGGTGCTGTTCGTGATCGCGCGCGAGCGCGCCGGTGGACGACGACGGCTGCGCGGCGGCGCGGTCGTGCGCGCGCGGTCCGCGGCGCCGCTCCAGCTCGCGCCGGGGCCGCTGCCGCCCCCGCCCGCCGAGAAGACCCGCGTCACGCTGTTCTTCGTGTCGAAGGACGACGGCCTGCTCCGGCCGGAAGAGCGGGACGTCGAGAAGCCGGTCGACGCGGTCGGATTCGCGCGGACGATCATGCGCGAGGAGGCCGCGGGGCCGAAGGACCCCGCGCTCCTGCCGGCGTTTCCCGAGGGTCTGACGCTCCGGAACGCATTCGTTCCGGGCGACGGCCGCGTCGTCGTCGATTTGAACGTCGCGCCGGCCTGGGCGAAGGCGGCGGGGTCCGCCGACGAGCTCGCGTGCGTCGGGGCGGTCGTCGACGCGATGCTCCAGAACCTCGCGCAGACCGACCGCGTGCAGATCCTCGTCAACGGCAGCGCGGTCGAGACGCTCGCGGGGCACGTCGACATCAGCCGCCCTCTTCCCGCCATGAAGGACGTCATGGGCGCGGCCGCCGCGGCGCCCGCATCCGGCCCCGGCGAGGCGCCCGCATCCGGGCCTCCTCCCGCAAGCGGCTCGGAGGCGCCGACGGCAACGTCCCCGTCGGCCCCGTCCGCGGCGCCGCCCGGGAAAGGAACGGCGACCCCGGCGCCTCCGCCGCCGCCTTCGGAGGGCTCGCGATGA